One genomic region from Cetobacterium sp. 8H encodes:
- a CDS encoding HD family phosphohydrolase: MKKIELFGLSLTFKLNKKNADDAELYTKDHHLKEKIFYLILMIMVIVISSKGGYIINKQKYNVGDVAINDIYAPKSVLFNDKDKKQDIIKNLMESSKKEYIYVPQAGTVYISAAEYLFDEILKKNFKKNKLYLDRIEDVIGKPLPTKLITGLTQLNKKELLETRERVIGFLTKAYATGIIREKGILTISPPNDEAFEELTDFDKKIVENFLTANYIYDETKTKNSIAEKISQIDDQILDVKAGTLLVKKGDIITESKSKLLEVAGIYSYKKSLGFSISNLLYTIILTVIFYPLLVTKFKKNILNKNIYRSLFLIYTIGFLVFRFTKLDHIYFVPFETMYFLMGILFAKDFAILTTAMAISYLFPIVGYDPVFVIVTTLVCIMGTYLIEKVTTRQELIALGMKLAVTKFFLYLLLTYFIGREQNLVVLQSGEIVVSGLLSGMLAIAVLPYFEKTFNILTTFRLLELGDLSHPLLKLLSMKAPGTFHHSMMVATLSEAAAEAIGANAIFARVASYYHDIGKMKRPKFYVENQEGGENPHSKISPFLSNLIITSHTKDGNELGREYKIPREIRDVMFEHQGTTMLAYFYNKAKQLDPTVIEDDFRYSGPTPRSKESAIIMLADSVEAAVRSIDEKTPITIENMLRKIINAKIEENQLSEAALTFKEIEIIIKTFTKVLMSIHHVRIKYPGQK, translated from the coding sequence ATGAAAAAAATTGAGCTATTTGGTCTAAGTTTAACTTTTAAACTAAATAAGAAAAACGCAGACGATGCTGAATTATATACTAAAGACCACCATCTCAAAGAAAAAATATTTTATCTAATTTTGATGATAATGGTTATAGTTATTAGTTCAAAGGGTGGATATATAATAAATAAGCAAAAGTATAATGTTGGAGATGTGGCAATCAACGATATATATGCACCAAAAAGTGTGCTTTTTAATGACAAAGATAAAAAACAAGATATCATAAAAAATTTGATGGAAAGTTCAAAGAAAGAATATATATATGTTCCACAAGCTGGAACGGTATATATCTCAGCAGCTGAGTATTTATTTGATGAGATTTTAAAAAAGAATTTCAAGAAAAATAAGCTTTATTTAGATAGAATAGAGGATGTTATAGGAAAACCTCTACCAACGAAACTGATAACAGGGTTGACACAACTCAATAAAAAAGAGCTTTTAGAAACTAGAGAGAGAGTGATAGGGTTTTTAACAAAAGCTTATGCCACAGGAATAATTAGAGAGAAGGGTATCTTAACAATATCACCTCCAAATGATGAGGCATTTGAAGAGTTGACAGATTTTGACAAAAAAATTGTAGAAAATTTTTTAACTGCTAACTATATATATGATGAAACAAAGACTAAAAATTCTATAGCTGAGAAGATATCACAGATAGATGATCAGATATTAGATGTTAAGGCAGGAACTCTTCTAGTAAAAAAAGGGGATATAATAACTGAGAGTAAATCTAAACTGTTAGAAGTAGCCGGAATATATTCGTATAAAAAAAGTTTAGGTTTTTCAATATCAAACCTATTATATACAATAATATTGACGGTTATATTCTATCCGCTTTTAGTGACAAAGTTTAAAAAGAACATACTCAATAAGAATATATATAGAAGTCTATTTTTAATCTATACAATAGGCTTTTTAGTGTTTAGATTTACAAAACTAGACCACATATATTTTGTTCCATTTGAGACTATGTACTTTTTAATGGGAATATTGTTTGCAAAGGACTTTGCAATTCTTACAACTGCGATGGCAATATCGTATCTATTCCCTATTGTAGGGTATGACCCAGTATTTGTTATTGTAACAACACTTGTTTGTATAATGGGAACTTATTTGATAGAGAAAGTAACGACAAGACAAGAGCTTATTGCACTTGGAATGAAGTTAGCTGTAACAAAGTTTTTTCTATATCTATTGCTGACATATTTTATAGGAAGAGAACAAAACTTAGTTGTGCTTCAAAGTGGAGAGATTGTAGTATCTGGACTTTTATCAGGGATGCTAGCAATAGCAGTTTTACCATACTTTGAGAAAACGTTTAATATTTTAACAACATTTAGACTGTTAGAATTAGGAGATCTGTCTCACCCACTATTAAAACTTCTATCTATGAAAGCTCCTGGAACGTTCCACCACTCAATGATGGTGGCAACTCTATCAGAAGCTGCGGCTGAAGCGATAGGAGCAAACGCAATATTTGCAAGGGTAGCATCTTACTATCACGATATAGGAAAGATGAAAAGACCGAAGTTCTATGTAGAAAATCAGGAGGGGGGAGAGAACCCTCACAGTAAAATATCTCCATTTTTAAGTAATCTTATTATAACGTCTCATACAAAAGATGGAAATGAACTAGGAAGAGAATATAAAATTCCAAGAGAGATAAGAGATGTTATGTTTGAACACCAAGGGACAACTATGCTTGCATATTTTTACAATAAGGCCAAGCAATTAGACCCAACAGTTATAGAGGATGATTTTAGATACAGTGGACCTACTCCTAGAAGTAAAGAGTCTGCAATTATAATGTTAGCGGATTCTGTAGAAGCAGCGGTTAGATCAATAGATGAGAAAACACCAATAACAATAGAAAATATGCTTCGTAAGATAATCAATGCGAAGATAGAGGAGAATCAACTTTCTGAAGCGGCTCTTACATTTAAAGAGATTGAGATAATAATAAAAACATTTACTAAGGTACTTATGAGCATACATCATGTGAGAATTAAGTATCCAGGACAAAAATAA
- the ybeY gene encoding rRNA maturation RNase YbeY — translation MEVVLDFSLEIEGYDEFLKEEEVKEYINEVLNDEFESEKPVYLSVALVGNEDIQRINRDFRDKDQPTDVISFAYHETEDYMIGPYDTLGDIIISLERVEEQCKEYNHSFRREFFYVLTHGMLHLLGYDHIDEEDKKEMRAREEEILTKFGHTRD, via the coding sequence ATGGAAGTAGTATTAGATTTTTCATTGGAGATTGAAGGATACGATGAATTTTTAAAAGAAGAAGAGGTAAAGGAGTATATAAATGAGGTTTTAAATGACGAGTTTGAATCTGAAAAACCAGTATACTTATCGGTGGCTCTAGTAGGAAATGAAGATATCCAGAGAATAAATAGGGACTTTAGAGATAAGGATCAGCCAACAGATGTCATATCGTTTGCTTATCATGAAACAGAGGACTATATGATAGGACCGTATGATACTTTAGGAGATATAATAATATCTTTAGAAAGAGTAGAAGAACAGTGTAAAGAGTACAATCACTCTTTCAGAAGAGAGTTTTTCTATGTTTTAACTCATGGAATGCTTCACCTATTAGGTTATGATCATATAGATGAAGAGGATAAAAAAGAGATGAGAGCAAGAGAGGAAGAAATCTTAACGAAATTTGGACACACTAGAGATTAA
- a CDS encoding diacylglycerol kinase produces MGHKKTKQDITQSFNVAIEGIIETIRTERNMKFHTFSTVLVLMLSVFMGVSRIELIVLSLSMCFVLVAELLNTAIETFVDMVSPEYNVLAKRAKDIGAGAVFIAATNALVVGYLVFHKRVAGEFDEFFELLKGSYANVIIFILIFLVVLVIAIKSFFKKGTPLRGGIPSGHSALGGALFIGIFFLTNDVRVFYLSLFLLILVLQSRVEGKIHTVLETIIGAVLGMGITYLFLSLLNI; encoded by the coding sequence ATGGGGCATAAGAAAACTAAACAAGATATAACTCAAAGTTTTAACGTAGCAATAGAAGGTATTATTGAAACTATAAGAACTGAAAGAAATATGAAATTCCATACATTTTCAACAGTTCTTGTTTTAATGCTTTCAGTCTTTATGGGAGTTAGTAGGATAGAGCTGATTGTACTTTCTCTAAGTATGTGTTTTGTGCTAGTCGCGGAACTATTAAATACTGCAATAGAAACATTTGTGGATATGGTTTCTCCAGAATATAATGTTTTGGCCAAAAGAGCAAAAGATATTGGAGCAGGAGCCGTTTTTATAGCAGCGACGAATGCCCTTGTTGTAGGTTATCTTGTTTTTCATAAAAGAGTGGCCGGAGAGTTTGATGAATTTTTCGAGTTGCTTAAAGGTTCTTATGCTAATGTCATAATTTTTATACTTATATTTTTAGTTGTTTTAGTTATAGCAATAAAAAGTTTTTTTAAAAAGGGAACTCCCTTGAGAGGCGGTATACCAAGTGGACATAGTGCTCTTGGAGGAGCTCTTTTTATAGGAATATTTTTCTTAACAAATGATGTGAGAGTTTTTTATCTTTCATTATTCTTACTAATTTTAGTTTTGCAGTCAAGAGTTGAGGGGAAAATACATACGGTTTTAGAAACAATAATAGGGGCAGTGTTGGGAATGGGAATAACTTATTTATTCCTATCTTTACTTAATATATAG
- a CDS encoding M14 family zinc carboxypeptidase yields the protein MKKIIILSLIIKAVTFTSNGLNYKEPQNIKKFFKEPIVKVQTPSVQAGRKGFTTQKELLDYLGAIHTTNNNTIMDLLGPTHNGNYVPVVLLGKEKEFNNDKLTVMLIAQQHGNEPMGCDVLMATVKRVAKGDLNYLLDRMNILIMPRINPDGAKKFTRDSGERKDINADHISLLTVEAQSINKIYEKYNPEVFVDIHEYISDLKSYSNILEGEAVPYYDLLILDPTNSNYSKKMKQYTEKTLLEIKSIEKISDYTVDYYYNPIIKPKKDSLLTLYEATGSLTLARNMYGLKGSLSYLIELRGRGIGFENVKRRLESGSLAVETILKDSYNNHVQIKDTVKNERKKQRDLVQKNSEIVKERNSIKLIDVKNSFISEIPCLKIKLN from the coding sequence GTGAAAAAGATAATAATATTAAGTTTAATTATAAAAGCCGTTACATTTACAAGTAACGGCTTAAATTATAAAGAGCCTCAGAATATTAAAAAGTTTTTCAAAGAACCTATAGTTAAAGTACAAACTCCATCTGTTCAAGCTGGAAGAAAAGGTTTCACAACTCAAAAGGAACTACTTGACTATTTAGGTGCTATCCATACAACGAATAACAATACAATTATGGATCTTTTAGGTCCAACTCATAATGGAAACTATGTTCCAGTAGTTTTGTTAGGTAAAGAAAAAGAGTTTAATAATGATAAGCTGACTGTGATGTTAATAGCACAGCAACATGGAAACGAGCCTATGGGGTGTGATGTTTTGATGGCTACAGTAAAAAGAGTGGCTAAAGGCGACTTAAACTATCTTTTAGATAGAATGAATATTCTTATTATGCCTAGAATAAATCCTGATGGAGCTAAAAAATTTACAAGGGATTCTGGAGAGAGAAAAGATATCAATGCAGATCATATTTCTCTTTTAACAGTAGAGGCTCAATCAATCAATAAAATATATGAAAAATATAATCCTGAAGTCTTTGTAGATATACATGAGTATATATCAGATTTAAAATCCTATTCAAATATATTAGAGGGGGAAGCGGTTCCATACTATGACTTGCTAATACTTGATCCCACCAATTCAAACTATTCAAAAAAAATGAAACAATATACAGAAAAAACACTCTTAGAAATAAAAAGTATAGAGAAAATTAGTGATTACACAGTTGATTATTACTATAATCCTATTATAAAACCCAAAAAAGACAGTCTACTAACTCTATATGAAGCGACAGGTAGTCTCACTCTTGCAAGAAATATGTACGGGCTCAAAGGAAGTCTTTCATACCTCATTGAGCTTAGAGGAAGAGGGATAGGGTTTGAGAATGTAAAGAGGCGTTTAGAAAGTGGAAGTTTAGCTGTAGAAACAATTTTAAAAGATTCATATAACAATCATGTTCAGATAAAAGATACTGTGAAAAACGAAAGAAAAAAACAAAGAGATTTAGTACAAAAAAATTCAGAAATTGTGAAAGAAAGGAACTCGATAAAATTGATAGATGTAAAAAACTCATTTATTTCTGAGATTCCTTGCTTAAAAATAAAATTGAATTAA
- a CDS encoding YveK family protein — protein MRRREEFYEDDFYEDEEELDLMDLVFTLLRRWKLITLTAIPIFALGVFFAATRPTIYKGEMTLMVSSGRNYVASSLESGELSLNQQLTTTYTEIAKSRVILKNVIKKYDLIESFESLQGNLAISSVQGTEFIKLTYKNRDPVMAAAVVNEIGNEFMLKVREVMNFQNIKVVEPAEIPKEALPKKRALILAISLVLSVMVGCMSAFVVEFFFCKLRKPKDIEKILGTSMLGMVPDFNLSLVEGGTNGKE, from the coding sequence ATGAGGAGAAGAGAGGAATTTTATGAGGATGACTTCTACGAAGATGAAGAGGAGTTAGACCTGATGGACCTAGTTTTCACACTTCTTAGAAGATGGAAACTAATAACACTTACAGCGATACCTATATTTGCATTAGGGGTATTTTTTGCAGCTACAAGACCAACGATATATAAGGGTGAGATGACACTTATGGTTTCAAGTGGAAGAAACTATGTGGCAAGCTCGCTTGAGAGTGGAGAACTATCGTTGAATCAGCAATTAACAACGACTTATACAGAGATAGCAAAAAGTAGAGTGATACTGAAAAATGTTATAAAAAAATATGATCTTATAGAAAGTTTTGAGTCACTCCAAGGAAATTTAGCTATAAGTTCAGTTCAAGGAACAGAATTTATAAAACTAACATATAAAAATAGAGACCCAGTTATGGCAGCAGCTGTTGTAAATGAGATTGGAAATGAGTTTATGTTAAAAGTTCGTGAAGTTATGAATTTTCAAAATATAAAAGTTGTTGAGCCGGCAGAGATTCCTAAAGAGGCACTGCCTAAAAAAAGAGCTCTTATTCTAGCTATTTCTTTAGTACTATCGGTTATGGTGGGATGTATGTCAGCTTTCGTAGTTGAGTTTTTCTTCTGTAAACTGAGAAAGCCTAAAGATATTGAAAAGATTTTAGGAACATCGATGTTAGGGATGGTACCAGACTTCAATCTATCTCTAGTTGAAGGAGGAACAAATGGAAAAGAGTAA
- a CDS encoding CpsD/CapB family tyrosine-protein kinase, translated as MEKSKRQLFFKDSENHEMNEALRVIRTNLHFLNEKEEDRIVLVTSTTPKEGKSTIASNYAMSIAITGKKVLLVDCDIRRPRAHESFGVNFKMGLESVLTGKTVINDVILKDVEKNLDILPTRYMAHNVTELFLGDKMKTLLEGLKGEYNTIVLDTPPLIVASDAAILSKHCDGVVYVVAYDQVAKRELEFGKTMLENAKANLYGFVVNRVDKNGLSYGNYGYYNNNYSYYKDYYTEEGENLSRTYVPKKGFKGFVEKLKRDYKRQLSGDQKGKRW; from the coding sequence ATGGAAAAGAGTAAAAGACAACTATTTTTTAAGGATTCAGAAAATCATGAGATGAATGAAGCTCTAAGAGTTATCAGAACAAACCTTCACTTTTTAAATGAGAAGGAGGAGGATAGAATAGTTTTAGTGACAAGTACAACTCCTAAAGAGGGGAAGAGTACAATAGCTTCTAACTATGCTATGAGTATTGCGATAACAGGAAAAAAAGTTCTTCTTGTAGATTGCGATATAAGAAGACCAAGAGCTCATGAGAGTTTTGGAGTTAATTTCAAAATGGGATTAGAATCAGTTTTAACAGGTAAAACTGTTATAAATGATGTAATTTTAAAAGATGTAGAAAAAAATTTAGATATACTGCCAACAAGATATATGGCTCACAATGTGACAGAGCTTTTCTTAGGGGATAAGATGAAGACTCTTTTAGAAGGCTTAAAGGGTGAATACAATACGATAGTACTAGATACACCACCTCTTATTGTAGCAAGTGACGCTGCAATTTTATCCAAGCACTGTGATGGGGTTGTATATGTTGTAGCATATGACCAAGTTGCTAAAAGAGAACTAGAGTTTGGAAAGACAATGCTCGAGAATGCAAAAGCTAATCTGTATGGATTTGTTGTAAATAGAGTGGATAAAAATGGTCTTTCATATGGAAATTATGGATACTATAACAATAATTACTCATACTATAAAGACTACTATACAGAAGAAGGAGAAAATTTATCAAGAACATATGTGCCAAAAAAAGGGTTCAAAGGGTTCGTTGAAAAATTAAAAAGAGACTATAAGAGACAGCTAAGTGGAGACCAGAAGGGGAAAAGATGGTAG
- a CDS encoding tyrosine-protein phosphatase, translating to MVDIHTHLLFGVDDGPETLEESIKLIELGKKLGYSEFILTSHFGKGRFQNQNYDKNFEILKSECEKLSLGIVLHKGNEIYLDENISEILKEKRFNTLGERYLLVEFSPLTIPGVAEGMLKRVISAGYIPILAHIERYKHFRGSDLVRLKKLGVKLQVNISGASYNKSVERLLKEGYIDFLGSDTHRLGKRDYNLVDELIDIKKLVGEDLLRKMTLTNGKKILNSQEIEEDFGDEEKGSSSSFFSTFFGGIFKGARARRDLKQG from the coding sequence ATGGTAGATATCCACACTCATCTGTTATTTGGAGTGGATGATGGACCTGAAACACTAGAAGAGTCTATCAAACTTATAGAGCTTGGTAAAAAACTTGGATATAGTGAGTTTATACTCACTTCTCACTTTGGAAAAGGAAGATTTCAAAATCAAAACTATGATAAAAACTTTGAGATATTAAAATCTGAGTGTGAAAAACTGAGTTTAGGTATTGTTTTACATAAAGGGAATGAGATATACCTAGATGAAAATATATCTGAGATATTAAAAGAAAAAAGATTTAATACTTTAGGAGAGAGATATCTTTTGGTGGAGTTTTCACCTCTTACGATTCCGGGGGTCGCAGAGGGGATGCTAAAAAGAGTTATAAGTGCAGGTTATATACCTATACTTGCTCATATAGAAAGATATAAGCACTTTAGAGGAAGTGATCTTGTTAGGTTAAAAAAGCTTGGAGTAAAACTTCAGGTAAACATTTCAGGAGCTTCTTATAACAAGAGTGTAGAAAGACTTTTAAAAGAGGGGTATATAGATTTTTTAGGAAGTGACACACATAGGTTAGGAAAAAGGGACTATAACCTTGTGGATGAGCTTATAGATATAAAAAAGTTAGTGGGAGAAGATCTTTTAAGGAAAATGACACTGACTAACGGGAAAAAGATATTGAACAGTCAAGAGATTGAGGAGGATTTTGGGGATGAAGAAAAAGGTTCTAGTAGTAGCTTTTTTAGCACTTTCTTTGGTGGCATATTCAAAGGGGCTAGGGCTAGAAGAGATCTTAAACAGGGTTGA